One part of the Arabidopsis thaliana chromosome 4, partial sequence genome encodes these proteins:
- a CDS encoding DEA(D/H)-box RNA helicase family protein (DEA(D/H)-box RNA helicase family protein; FUNCTIONS IN: helicase activity, zinc ion binding, ATP-dependent helicase activity, ATP binding, nucleic acid binding; LOCATED IN: cellular_component unknown; CONTAINS InterPro DOMAIN/s: RNA helicase, DEAD-box type, Q motif (InterPro:IPR014014), DNA/RNA helicase, DEAD/DEAH box type, N-terminal (InterPro:IPR011545), DEAD-like helicase, N-terminal (InterPro:IPR014001), Zinc finger, CCHC-type (InterPro:IPR001878), DNA/RNA helicase, C-terminal (InterPro:IPR001650), Helicase, superfamily 1/2, ATP-binding domain (InterPro:IPR014021); BEST Arabidopsis thaliana protein match is: DEAD-box protein abstrakt, putative (TAIR:AT5G51280.1); Has 45034 Blast hits to 44312 proteins in 3130 species: Archae - 817; Bacteria - 23057; Metazoa - 6215; Fungi - 4847; Plants - 2647; Viruses - 8; Other Eukaryotes - 7443 (source: NCBI BLink).) yields the protein MEVDDGYVEYVPVEERLAQMKRKVVEEPGKGMMEHLSDKKKLMSVGELARGITYTEPLSTWWKPPLHVRKMSTKQMDLIRKQWHITVNGEDIPPPIKNFMDMKFPSPLLRMLKDKGIMHPTPIQVQGLPVVLSGRDMIGIAFTGSGKTLVFVLPMIILALQEEIMMPIAAGEGPIALVICPSRELAKQTYDVVEQFVASLVEDGYPRLRSLLCIGGVDMRSQLDVVKKGVHIVVATPGRLKDILAKKKMSLDACRLLTLDEADRLVDLGFEDDIRHVFDHFKSQRQTLLFSATMPAKIQIFATSALVKPVTVNVGRAGAANLDVIQEVEYVKQEAKIVYLLECLQKTTPPVLIFCENKADVDDIHEYLLLKGVEAVAIHGGKDQEDRDYAISLFKAGKKDVLVATDVASKGLDFPDIQHVINYDMPGEIENYVHRIGRTGRCGKTGIATTFINKNQSEITLLDLKHLLQEAKQRIPPVLAELNGPMEETETIANASGVKGCAYCGGLGHRILQCPKFEHQKSVAISSSRKDHFGSDGYRGEV from the exons ATGGAAGTAGATGATGGTTACGTGGAGTATGTTCCAGTAGAGGAGCGTCTAGCGCAGATGAAGCGAAAGGTGGTGGAAGAACCTGGCAAG GGGATGATGGAGCATTTATCtgacaagaagaagcttatgTCTGTTGGTGAATTAGCCAGAGGTATCACTTATACAGAGCCTCTCTCAACATGGTGGAAACCCCCTCTGCACGTTAGGAAGATGTCAACCAAACAGATGGATTTGATTAGGAAGCAATGGCATATTACAGTTAACGGTGAAGATATTCCTCCTCCAATCAAAAACTTCATGGATATGAAATTTCCGAGTCCACTTCTCCGTATGCTCAAGGATAAAGGAATAATGCACCCTACTCCTATCCAAGTTCAGGGTCTTCCTGTTGTTTTGTCTGGCAGAGATATGATTGGGATTGCGTTCACTGGTTCCGGAAAGACGTTGGTTTTCGTGCTTCCTATGATCATATTAGCTCTGCAGGAGGAGATAATGATGCCTATAGCTGCTGGAGAAGGTCCCATTGCGCTTGTTATTTGTCCGTCTAGAGAGCTTGCTAAGCAGACTTACGATGTGGTTGAACAGTTTGTGGCATCTTTAGTCGAGGATGGATACCCGCGGTTGAGGTCGTTGCTATGCATTGGAGGAGTGGATATGAGATCACAGTTGGACGTTGTTAAGAAAGGTGTTCACATCGTTGTTGCTACTCCTGGAAGGTTGAAGGATATCCTCGCCAAGAAAAAGATGAGCTTAGATGCTTGCAGGTTGTTGACACTGGATGAAGCAGATAGGTTGGTTGATTTGGGTTTCGAAGATGACATAAGACATGTCTTTGACCACTTTAAGTCTCAGCGTCaaacacttttgttttctgcCACAATGCCTGCAAAAATCCAAATCTTTGCCACAAGTGCTCTGGTGAAACCTGTAACTGTTAATGTAGGAAGAGCTGGAGCTGCGAATCTCGATGTCATACAGGAGGTTGAATACGTCAAGCAAGAAGCAAAGATTGTTTACCTTCTGGAGTGTCTGCAGAAAACCACTCCACCGGTTTTAATATTCTGTGAGAACAAAGCTGATGTTGATGATATTCACGAGTACTTGTTACTGAAAGGAGTGGAAGCAGTGGCTATCCATGGAGGaaaagatcaagaagacaGAGATTACGCAATATCTTTGTTCAAAGCTGGGAAAAAAGACGTTTTGGTCGCGACCGATGTTGCTTCAAAGGGTTTAGATTTCCCTGATATACAACATGTAATCAACTACGACATGCCTGGGGAGATTGAGAACTACGTGCATAGGATAGGAAGAACAGGTCGCTGTGGGAAAACTGGGATAGCAACTACGTTTATAAACAAGAACCAAAGCGAAATCACGCTGCTCGATTTGAAACACTTGTTGCAAGAAGCTAAACAGAGGATTCCACCTGTCCTTGCTGAGCTTAATGGTCCAatggaagaaacagaaaccatTGCTAATGCAAGCGGTGTCAAGGGTTGTGCTTATTGTGGTGGTCTCGGGCATCGGATTCTACAGTGTCCAAAATTTGAACATCAGAAGAGTGTAGCTATATCTAGTTCTAGGAAAGACCATTTTGGCTCTGATGGATACAGAGGAGAGGTGTAA
- a CDS encoding Vacuolar import/degradation, Vid27-related protein (Vacuolar import/degradation, Vid27-related protein; FUNCTIONS IN: molecular_function unknown; INVOLVED IN: N-terminal protein myristoylation; LOCATED IN: cytosol, nucleus, plasma membrane; EXPRESSED IN: 25 plant structures; EXPRESSED DURING: 15 growth stages; CONTAINS InterPro DOMAIN/s: WD40 repeat-like-containing domain (InterPro:IPR011046), Vacuolar import/degradation, Vid27-related (InterPro:IPR013863); BEST Arabidopsis thaliana protein match is: Vacuolar import/degradation, Vid27-related protein (TAIR:AT3G19240.1); Has 271 Blast hits to 271 proteins in 130 species: Archae - 0; Bacteria - 0; Metazoa - 6; Fungi - 139; Plants - 79; Viruses - 0; Other Eukaryotes - 47 (source: NCBI BLink).), with amino-acid sequence MGASHSHEDLEICSSDEDEYEEYEEGREGEEEEETFQDSRDDTLGISSSGGRRLRPKSPSSSLDDVEAKLQALKLKYPLTQSAPSTQNSARLFRYINGNTPKAKWVTAEKLTAYCFVKTNKGDEDDEDDDENGDVENEWWILKVGSKIREKVSDEMQLKAYKDQRRVDFVAKAVWAMKFASSEDFSVFVSSYNNCLFENNHGVEFNEANKAKIYGKDFIGWANPEAADDSMWEDADDILLQSPGGGSATPARDTQDLTEAFEEATSEGIHSLALGALDNSFLVGDSGIQVFKNMRQGIQGKGVCVNFEPGYGRTHSSAPKKALLMRAETNMLLMSPMSQTPHSRGIHQLDIETGKIISEWKFEKDGVDISMSDITNDGKGAQLDPSASTFLGLDNNRLCRWDMRDRYGMVQDLATANTPVLNWAQGHQFSRGTNFQCFATTGDGSIVVGSLDGKIRLYSSNTMRQAKTAFPGLGAPVTHVDATFDGKWIVGTTDTYLIVICTLFTDKSGKTKTGFEGRMGNKIAAPRLLKLRPLDAHLAGSDNKFRNAQFSWVTEDGKQERHVVATVGKFSVIWNFQQVKNGSHECYHDQEGLKKCYCYKIVLRNESIVDSRFMNDNFAISGSPEAPLVIATPMKVSSFSLSSKR; translated from the exons ATGGGAGCATCTCACAGTCATGAAGATCTAGAGATCTGTTCCTCCGATGAAGATGAATATGAAGAAtatgaagaaggaagagagggagaggaagaggaagagacgTTTCAGGACTCGCGGGATGATACGTTAGGTATATCTTCCTCCGGTGGTCGTCGTCTCCGGCCTAAAtctccttcatcatcactCGACGACGTTGAGGCAAAACTCCAAGCCCTGAAGCTGAAATACCCATTGACGCAATCAGCCCCGTCTACTCAGAACTCAGCTCGGCTTTTCCGCTACATCAATGGCAACACTCCCAAAGCCAAATGGGTCACAGCTGAGAAACTGACTGCTTATTGTTTCGTCAAGACTAACaaaggagatgaagatgatgaagacgacgaTGAGAACGGAGATGTGGAAAACGAATGGTGGATTTTGAAAGTCGGAAGCAAGATCCGTGAAAAGGTATCAGATGAAATGCAATTGAAAGCTTATAAAGATCAACGCCGTGTTGATTTCGTTGCTAAAGCTGTTTGGGCTATGAAATTCGCCAGCAGTGAAGATTTTTCGGTTTTTGTAAGCAGCTATAACAATTGCTTGTTTGAGAACAATCATGGTGTTGAGTTTAATGAGGCTAACAAGGCAAAAATCTATGGGAAAGATTTCATTGGGTGGGCTAATCCTGAAGCTGCTGATGATTCCATGTGGGAAGATGCTGATGATATTTTGCTTCAAAGCCCAGGAGGAGGATCTGCAACTCCGGCTAGAGATACACAGGATTTGACTGAGGCCTTTGAAGAAGCTACAAGTGAGGGCATACATAGCTTAGCTCTAGGTGCTTTAGATAATAGCTTTCTAGTTGGAGATTCTGGTATTCAGGTTTTCAAGAACATGAGACAGGGGATTCAAGGGAAAGGTGTTTGTGTTAACTTTGAGCCTGGTTATGGTCGAACTCATTCTTCAGCACCGAAGAAGGCTCTTCTCATGAGAGCTGAGACTAATATGCTGCTCATGAGTCCTATGAGCCAAACGCCTCATTCACGAGGTATCCATCAGCTTGACATTGAAACCGGGAAAATTATTTCAGAGTGGAAGTTTGAGAAAGATGGAGTGGATATCTCTATGAGTGACATTACTAATGATGGTAAAGGTGCTCAATTGGATCCATCTGCGTCAACGTTTCTTGGTCTGGATAACAATAGGCTTTGCAGGTGGGATATGCGTGACCGATATGGGATGGTTCAGGATCTTGCTACTGCGAATACTCCAGTCTTGAATTGGGCACAGGGGCATCAGTTTTCTAGAGGGACTAACTTTCAGTGCTTTGCAACTACTGGTGATGGCTCAATTGTTGTTGGCTCTCTTGATGGCAAAATTAGACTCTACTCGAGCAACACTATGAGGCAGGCAAAGACGGCTTTCCCTGGACTTGGTGCACCTGTTACTCATGTGGATGCTACATTCGATGGGAAATGGATTGTTGGTACAACTGACACATATTTGATTGTTATCTGTACCCTTTTCACTGACAAAAGTGGCAAAACAAAGACCGGCTTCGAGGGTCGCATGGGAAATAAGATTGCCGCACCAAGGTTGCTTAAGTTGAGGCCTCTTGATGCACATTTAGCTGGATCTGACAACAAGTTCCGCAATGCTCAGTTTTCTTGG GTCACGGAGGATGGGAAACAGGAGCGTCATGTGGTAGCTACTGTTGGCAAGTTCAGTGTGATATGGAACTTTCAGCAGGTGAAGAATGGATCTCATGAATGCTACCATGATCAGGAAGGGCTGAAGAAATGCTACTGCTACAAGATAGTCCTTCGAAATGAATCTATAGTGGACAGTCGCTTCATGAATGACAACTTTGCAATCTCTGGTTCACCTGAAGCGCCTTTGGTCATTGCAACGCCTATGAAAGTCAGCTCTTTCAGCTTATCCAGCAAGCGATGA
- a CDS encoding WEAK CHLOROPLAST MOVEMENT UNDER BLUE LIGHT-like protein (DUF827) (Plant protein of unknown function (DUF827); CONTAINS InterPro DOMAIN/s: Protein of unknown function DUF827, plant (InterPro:IPR008545); BEST Arabidopsis thaliana protein match is: Plant protein of unknown function (DUF827) (TAIR:AT2G26570.1); Has 166665 Blast hits to 84155 proteins in 3581 species: Archae - 2138; Bacteria - 38967; Metazoa - 69244; Fungi - 13477; Plants - 9635; Viruses - 620; Other Eukaryotes - 32584 (source: NCBI BLink).) has product MEDLKTTDALSLPVVSDNGGIIEPELQLPQAIPTELENNEEENGTIQQSQSEEDSAENGKIYMDDTFLPSKSQVKETQDSPTTPSFVSPSAEIVLPRVNTKYEAEGTTRNAVSPRPLYSPRSIGSPRALLSPRFAGSSSPLSNGTPISMDSFRDSIDTASPFESVKEAVSKFGGITDWKAHRMKVLERRNFVEQELDKIQEEIPEYKKKSEMVEMSKMLAVEELESTKRLIEELKLNLEKAETEEQQAKQDSELAKLRVQEMEQGIADEASVASKAQLEVAQARHTSAISELESVKEELQTLQNEYDALVKEKDLAVKEAEEAVIASKEVERKVEELTIELIATKESLECAHSSHLEAEEHRIGAAMLRDQETHRWEKELKQAEEELQRLKQHLVSTKELQVKLEFASALLLDLKKELADHKESSKVKEETSETVVTNIEISLQEKTTDIQKAVASAKKELEEVNANVEKATSEVNCLKVASSSLRLEIDKEKSALDSLKQREGMASVTVASLEAEIDITRCEIALVKSKEKETREEMVELPKQLQQASQEADEAKSFAELAREELRKSQEEAEQAKAGASTMESRLFAAQKEIEAIKASERLALAAIKALQESESSSKENAVDSPRTVTLTIEEYYELSKRAHEAEEAANARVAAAVSEVGEAKETEKRSLEKLEEVNKEMVERKATLAGAMEKAEKAKEGKLGVEQELRKWREVSEKKRKNGSSHGKSIQGSKEKEAETSVSNETETNPIPQVNPVKKKKKLFPRFFMFLMKKKSHK; this is encoded by the exons ATGGAGGATTTGAAAACAACAGACGCACTATCTCTTCCAGTTGTTAGTGATAATGGTGGAATAATAGAGCCTGAGTTGCAGCTACCTCAAGCAATACCAACAGAACTTGAgaataatgaagaagaaaatgggacaattcaacaatctcaaagtgaagaagattcCGCAGAAAATGGGAAAATTTATATGGATGACACTTTTTTACCTTCAAAATCTCAAGtaaaagaaacacaagattCTCCTACTACTCCTAGTTTTGTGTCTCCCTCTGCTGAGATTGTTCTGCCTCGCGTAAACACCAAGTATGAAGCAGAGGGCACAACAAGAAATGCAGTGTCTCCAAGACCTCTGTATTCCCCTAGAAGCATTGGATCTCCAAGAGCACTACTGTCTCCAAGGTTTGCaggatcatcatcaccattgaGCAATGGAACACCCATAAGTATGGATTCTTTCAGAGACTCAATTGATACAGCATCACCTTTTGAATCTGTCAAAGAAGCTGTTTCCAAATTTGGGGGAATAACTGATTGGAAGGCACATAGAATGAAAGTATTAGAG CGACGCAATTTTGTGGAACAAGAGCTCGACAAGATCCAGGAGGAGATTCCTGAgtacaaaaagaaatcagaGATGGTCGAGATGTCAAAAATGCTAGCGGTTGAGGAGCTAGAGAGTACAAAGAGGCTCATAGAAGAATTGAAGCTTAATCTTGAAAAAGCTGAAACAGAAGAACAACAGGCAAAGCAAGACTCTGAGCTTGCCAAGCTGAGAGTTCAAGAGATGGAACAAGGAATTGCTGATGAAGCTAGTGTTGCATCTAAAGCACAGCTTGAAGTCGCTCAAGCAAGACATACATCTGCAATTTCAGAATTGGAATCTGTCAAGGAAGAGCTACAAACTCTGCAAAACGAGTATGACGCCTtggtaaaagagaaagatttggCTGTGAAGGAAGCTGAAGAAGCGGTTATTGCTTCAAAAGAAGTTGAGAGGAAAGTTGAAGAACTCACTATAGAGTTGATAGCTACAAAGGAGTCATTGGAATGTGCACATTCTTCTCATTTGGAGGCGGAAGAACATAGGATTGGAGCTGCCATGTTGCGTGATCAGGAGACTCACCGGTGGGAGAAGGAACTAAAGCAAGCAGAGGAAGAACTACAAAGACTTAAGCAACATTTAGTTTCTACAAAGGAATTACAAGTGAAACTTGAATTTGCATCAGCCTTGCTGCttgatttgaagaaagaattgGCAGATCATAAAGAATCATCCAAGGTAAAGGAGGAAACGAGTGAGACAGTAGTAACAAACATTGAGATTTCATTACAGGAAAAAACTACAGATATACAAAAAGCTGTTGCTTCTGCAAAGAAAGAACTCGAAGAAGTGAACGCGAATGTGGAGAAAGCAACTTCTGAAGTGAATTGCTTAAAGGTTGCATCCTCTTCCTTGAGATTGGAAATTGATAAGGAGAAATCAGCACTTGACTCattaaaacaaagagaaggGATGGCATCGGTAACGGTTGCTTCTCTAGAAGCTGAGATCGACATAACGAGGTGCGAAATAGCTTTGGTTAAGTCcaaggaaaaagaaactagAGAGGAAATGGTGGAGCTACCAAAGCAACTGCAACAAGCAAGTCAAGAGGCAGATGAAGCGAAATCATTCGCTGAACTTGCTCGTGAAGAGCTGCGGAAGTctcaagaagaagcagagcaaGCAAAGGCTGGAGCAAGTACAATGGAGAGCAGATTATTTGCAGCTCAGAAAGAAATTGAGGCTATTAAAGCTTCAGAGAGGCTGGCATTAGCTGCCATCAAGGCCTTGCAAGAGAGTGAATCTAGTTCAAAGGAAAACGCTGTTGATTCTCCGAGGACTGTAACACTGACAATAGAAGAGTACTATGAGCTTAGCAAGCGTGCTCACGAGGCTGAAGAAGCCGCCAATGCAAGAGTTGCAGCAGCGGTTTCTGAGGTTGGAGAagccaaagaaacagaaaagagaAGCTTGGAGAAGTTGGAAGAAGTAAACAAAGAGATGGTTGAGAGAAAGGCAACACTTGCAGGAGCAATGGAGAAGGCTGAGAAGGCTAAAGAAGGGAAGTTGGGTGTAGAACAAGAGCTGAGAAAATGGAGGGAAGTAagtgaaaaaaagagaaagaatggtAGTAGCCATGGAAAAAGCATTCAAGGGTCgaaggagaaagaagctgaGACTAGTGTATCTAacgaaacagaaacaaacccAATCCCACAGGTAAATCctgtaaagaaaaagaagaaacttttcCCAAGattttttatgttcttgatgaagaaaaagtcaCATAAGTGA
- a CDS encoding dimethylallyl, adenosine tRNA methylthiotransferase (unknown protein; Has 194 Blast hits to 189 proteins in 23 species: Archae - 0; Bacteria - 0; Metazoa - 0; Fungi - 0; Plants - 184; Viruses - 0; Other Eukaryotes - 10 (source: NCBI BLink).), producing the protein MARGGGEWTGGIAGTGVLSFKRITLLVCFFNILIALFVLRFLYASSLHIYSNNDNVVKYTADEIRKMEESIRIRRSKEPTLILQLVKKLKHEVSTAESSTELSPNVKHKLVDEILQRLKSFEDKSNVTQLREVVETWRNEKLEEAKELIQGQNGVNSTLIVEEAGMLVRALELEWDVLSEEIGFWLPAEVTNVEHDDKPEGEEEPEEILAGRPVPAVCNAELHTDYGGAAVRWGLTHHKESAADCCQACLDQAKRAKPGETRCNIWVYCPSEFGCFSPDIYEHKHQECWLKYAEKPKQNFKDRYSETYRNNHPKAPSIVPWVSGVVTA; encoded by the exons ATGGCGAGGGGAGGAGGAGAATGGACCGGAGGGATCGCCGGAACCGGAgttctctctttcaaaagaATCACTCTACTTGTTTGCTTTTTCAACATTCTCATTGCTCTCTTTGTTCTTCGCTTTCTCtatgcttcttctctccacATCTATTCCAATAACGATAATG TTGTTAAGTACACAGCTGATGAGATTAGGAAAATGGAGGAATCTATTCGGATTCGAAGATCGAAGGAACCTACTCTGATTCTTCAATTG GTGAAGAAGCTCAAGCATGAGGTTTCCACTGCAGAATCTAGTACTGAACTATCTCCTAATGTTAAACACAAACTAGTTGATGAGATCCTCCAGCGTTTGAAAAGCTTTGAGGACAAATCTAATGTTACTCAGCTTAGAG AAGTTGTAGAAACGTGGCGCAATGAGAAGCTGGAGGAAGCTAAAGAGCTAATTCAAGGGCAAAATGGAGTAAATTCCACCCTTATAGTGGAGGAAGCAG GGATGCTTGTAAGAGCTTTGGAGTTGGAGTGGGATGTGCTGTCTGAAGAAATCGGTTTCTGGTTACCTGCTGAGGTTACCAATGTAGAACATGATGATAAACCTGAAGGAGAGGAAGAGCCTG AGGAAATATTGGCAGGCAGACCAGTGCCAGCTGTATGTAATGCAGAGCTTCACACAGATTATGGTGGTGCTGCAGTGAGATGGGGGCTTACACATCATAAAGAGAGTGCAGCTGATTGTTGCCAGGCTTGCTTAGACCAGGCAAAGCGTGCGAAACCTGGAGAAACGAGATGCAATATTTGGGTTTATTGCCCATCTGAGTTTGGTTGTTTCTCTCCAGATATTTATGAGCATAAACATCAGGAGTGTTGGCTTAAATAC GCAGAGAAGCCAAAACAGAATTTCAAAGACAGATATTCTGAGACATACAGAAACAACCACCCAAAAGCGCCATCTATCGTTCCATGGGTTTCAGGTGTTGTAACGGCTTGA
- a CDS encoding dimethylallyl, adenosine tRNA methylthiotransferase (unknown protein; LOCATED IN: cellular_component unknown; EXPRESSED IN: pollen tube.), translating to MARGGGEWTGGIAGTGVLSFKRITLLVCFFNILIALFVLRFLYASSLHIYSNNDNVVKYTADEIRKMEESIRIRRSKEPTLILQLKLKHEVSTAESSTELSPNVKHKLVDEILQRLKSFEDKSNVTQLREVVETWRNEKLEEAKELIQGQNGVNSTLIVEEAGMLVRALELEWDVLSEEIGFWLPAEVTNVEHDDKPEGEEEPEEILAGRPVPAVCNAELHTDYGGAAVRWGLTHHKESAADCCQACLDQAKRAKPGETRCNIWVYCPSEFGCFSPDIYEHKHQECWLKYAEKPKQNFKDRYSETYRNNHPKAPSIVPWVSGVVTA from the exons ATGGCGAGGGGAGGAGGAGAATGGACCGGAGGGATCGCCGGAACCGGAgttctctctttcaaaagaATCACTCTACTTGTTTGCTTTTTCAACATTCTCATTGCTCTCTTTGTTCTTCGCTTTCTCtatgcttcttctctccacATCTATTCCAATAACGATAATG TTGTTAAGTACACAGCTGATGAGATTAGGAAAATGGAGGAATCTATTCGGATTCGAAGATCGAAGGAACCTACTCTGATTCTTCAATTG AAGCTCAAGCATGAGGTTTCCACTGCAGAATCTAGTACTGAACTATCTCCTAATGTTAAACACAAACTAGTTGATGAGATCCTCCAGCGTTTGAAAAGCTTTGAGGACAAATCTAATGTTACTCAGCTTAGAG AAGTTGTAGAAACGTGGCGCAATGAGAAGCTGGAGGAAGCTAAAGAGCTAATTCAAGGGCAAAATGGAGTAAATTCCACCCTTATAGTGGAGGAAGCAG GGATGCTTGTAAGAGCTTTGGAGTTGGAGTGGGATGTGCTGTCTGAAGAAATCGGTTTCTGGTTACCTGCTGAGGTTACCAATGTAGAACATGATGATAAACCTGAAGGAGAGGAAGAGCCTG AGGAAATATTGGCAGGCAGACCAGTGCCAGCTGTATGTAATGCAGAGCTTCACACAGATTATGGTGGTGCTGCAGTGAGATGGGGGCTTACACATCATAAAGAGAGTGCAGCTGATTGTTGCCAGGCTTGCTTAGACCAGGCAAAGCGTGCGAAACCTGGAGAAACGAGATGCAATATTTGGGTTTATTGCCCATCTGAGTTTGGTTGTTTCTCTCCAGATATTTATGAGCATAAACATCAGGAGTGTTGGCTTAAATAC GCAGAGAAGCCAAAACAGAATTTCAAAGACAGATATTCTGAGACATACAGAAACAACCACCCAAAAGCGCCATCTATCGTTCCATGGGTTTCAGGTGTTGTAACGGCTTGA